From the Streptomonospora nanhaiensis genome, the window CCGTGATGCGGGCCTCGCCCGCCCCCAGCTTCTTCTCCAGCCGCTTCGCGGTGTACATGCCGAGGTAGCCGCCGCCGACGATGAGAATGTGCGGGATCTCCGACTCATCGCCGCCGCCGTGTACCAGGCGGTAGTTCCTGTGTTCGGTCATCGTGCACCCACCTTTGAATCCCGTTGCCCCAGACCTTGAGCGCCAAGATCGGTAAGTCTCTGGTTGATCGGCACGTTCCCGTCGGCGTTCGGCGGAAAGAATGCCCTTCCTTGGCAAGAGCGGGAGGGTTCTCCTCGCCCTCGCTTGTGCATTCTTTCACAAGCCCCTCGTAACACGAAAGGGACACCAAGGACAGGTTTAGACCATCCCACGGCGGCTCAAACCAGAGTTTCCGCAGGTCAGAGTGCTTGTGAAGGCTTTCACGTAGTCCTCGCCGGGTGACACGTCTCACCCGGCTCCGGCCTCGACTCCGCCCGGGAACAGCGCAACGCCGCAGGCAGGGGGCGGGGCTGTGCGATCGGCCAGAGGCCCCGGTGGGGCGGGAGCGCCGGCGGCGCGCCGGAGGGGCGCGCGCCCCGCGCACACCCGCGGCGCCGCGCGGCCGAACCGGTGCGCGACCAGGGTCGCACGGGGGGTCCCGCTCCGGTCCGCTACTCCTCGCCGCCCAGCGACAGCCCCCACGCGATCCCGTCGAGGATGTCCTGCTCGCTGGCCACGAACCCGGCCGCGCCGGTGCGCGCGACCACGCGCGACAGGATCAGCGCGCCCGCGCCGATCACGTCCACCCGGCCCGGGTGCATGACCCCGATCTCCGACCGCCGCTCGTGCGGCATGGCCAGCAGCTCCCGCGCGATGCGGTGGGCGTCCTCGGCCGGCACCCACGCGCGGTGGATCCGCTCGGGGTCGTACTCGGGCAGGTCCAGCGCTATGCCCGCCACGGTGGTGGCGGTGCCGGCCACGCACACCAGCGTGCCGGCCTCGGCCAGCGGCACCGCCTCGGCGGCGGCGTCCAGCGCGGCGTCGATGTCGGCGGTCGCGGCGGCGATCTGCTCGGCCGTGGGCGGGTCGTCGGTGAGGTGCCGCTCGGTCAGCCGCACGCAGCCGATGTCGACCGAGCGCGAGACCCGCACCGCGCCCGCGTCCTGGGGCGGGTTCTCCGGATCGGCCCAGCCCAGGACGAACTCCGTGGAGCCCCCGCCGATGTC encodes:
- a CDS encoding Ppx/GppA phosphatase family protein — encoded protein: MSPQQHDDRPQGADDGHTATVGAIDCGTNSIRLLVAGVVGLSDDEVRLVDIDRRMEVVRLGQGVDRTGEFAPEALERTFAALREYAKLMRDSGIEPGPESVRMVATSATRDAANRAEFVAGVREIIGVEPEVISGEEEAELSFIGATAELEAGDGAAGTGFTPPFLVVDIGGGSTEFVLGWADPENPPQDAGAVRVSRSVDIGCVRLTERHLTDDPPTAEQIAAATADIDAALDAAAEAVPLAEAGTLVCVAGTATTVAGIALDLPEYDPERIHRAWVPAEDAHRIARELLAMPHERRSEIGVMHPGRVDVIGAGALILSRVVARTGAAGFVASEQDILDGIAWGLSLGGEE